A genomic window from Candidatus Liberibacter americanus str. Sao Paulo includes:
- a CDS encoding non-canonical purine NTP pyrophosphatase yields MRKISEKEIVIASHNYDKISELRNLIMPLGFSVKSSIELGLIIPEETGNSFEDNAAIKALSASKSTFMPALSDDSGLVVDALDGQPGIHSARWAETESDNRDFYMAMQKIENILVAKGATIPELRSAHFVSVLCIAWPDGHMESFFGRVDGTIVWPPRGKLGFGYDPIFQPVGCYLTFGEMTEEEKNGCGGERDHYKLGDDGFNSLSHRSRAFKLFINGCCR; encoded by the coding sequence GTGCGTAAAATAAGTGAAAAAGAAATCGTTATTGCAAGTCATAATTATGATAAGATAAGCGAGCTTCGCAATCTTATTATGCCTCTGGGATTTTCTGTTAAATCTTCTATAGAATTAGGCCTGATTATACCAGAAGAGACAGGTAATTCCTTTGAAGATAATGCCGCTATTAAGGCTTTAAGCGCTTCTAAAAGCACATTTATGCCTGCTCTTTCTGACGATTCTGGATTAGTTGTTGATGCTCTTGATGGTCAGCCAGGAATACATAGCGCTAGATGGGCTGAAACAGAATCTGATAATCGTGATTTTTATATGGCGATGCAAAAGATTGAAAATATTCTTGTTGCTAAAGGTGCTACTATCCCTGAATTACGTTCTGCACATTTTGTTTCTGTTTTATGTATTGCTTGGCCGGATGGTCATATGGAGAGTTTTTTTGGCAGAGTAGATGGAACGATTGTTTGGCCTCCACGTGGAAAATTAGGTTTTGGTTATGATCCTATTTTCCAACCAGTAGGATGTTATCTTACTTTTGGAGAAATGACAGAAGAAGAAAAGAATGGTTGTGGAGGAGAAAGAGATCATTATAAATTAGGAGATGATGGATTCAATAGTCTTTCTCATAGATCTCGTGCATTTAAGCTTTTTATCAATGGCTGTTGTAGATAA
- the hemW gene encoding radical SAM family heme chaperone HemW — protein MNHYESQKKIHPNALGIYIHWPFCIKKCPYCDFNSHVRRHEINQESFIHALLLEMNWMRQLIGPRDVSSIFFGGGTPSLILPQNIAIILENIARHWNIQSKAEITIEANPSSVEADRFLGYRNSGINRVSLGVQSLDDNSLKFLGRNHNSFDAVRAINLARDIFPRFSFDLIYALPGQSLDKWESELRKALDYGMDHISLYQLTIEKGTLFYRLHKDGIMILPDEKLSSDLYNLTQDITSEYNLYSYEISNHASIGNESLHNLNYWRCGDYIGIGPGAHSRINIDPYRIAISVEKHPESWLKMIEKNNNAIIEKEFLSLEQQADEFLMMGMRLREGIDISIWKRFSGRNLDIQREMRLREQGLIERVGSSNLRCTQLGMLMLDSIVANLSI, from the coding sequence ATGAATCATTACGAGTCGCAAAAAAAAATTCATCCTAATGCTTTGGGTATTTATATTCACTGGCCTTTTTGTATTAAAAAGTGTCCCTATTGTGATTTTAACAGTCATGTTCGTCGACATGAAATCAATCAAGAGAGTTTTATCCATGCTTTACTTCTAGAGATGAACTGGATGAGGCAATTAATTGGCCCTAGAGATGTTTCCAGCATTTTTTTTGGAGGTGGCACTCCTTCTCTAATATTACCTCAAAATATTGCTATAATCCTTGAAAATATTGCAAGGCATTGGAACATACAATCAAAAGCTGAAATTACAATTGAGGCAAATCCATCTAGTGTTGAAGCAGATCGTTTTTTAGGCTATAGGAATTCTGGAATTAATCGTGTTTCGCTAGGTGTGCAATCTTTAGATGACAACTCTTTGAAATTTTTAGGTAGAAATCATAATTCTTTTGATGCTGTAAGAGCTATAAATCTAGCTCGTGATATTTTTCCGCGTTTTTCATTTGACCTTATATACGCACTTCCAGGTCAAAGTTTAGATAAATGGGAAAGTGAATTGCGTAAAGCTCTTGATTATGGGATGGATCATATATCCTTGTATCAATTAACAATTGAAAAAGGAACTTTATTTTACAGATTACATAAAGATGGGATTATGATTCTTCCTGATGAAAAATTATCATCGGATTTGTATAATTTAACTCAAGATATAACTAGTGAATATAATCTTTATTCTTATGAAATATCAAATCATGCTAGTATTGGAAATGAAAGCTTACATAACCTTAATTATTGGAGATGTGGTGACTATATTGGCATAGGACCAGGAGCTCATAGTCGCATTAATATTGATCCTTATCGCATCGCAATATCTGTAGAAAAACATCCAGAAAGTTGGTTAAAGATGATAGAAAAAAATAACAATGCTATTATCGAAAAAGAATTTCTAAGCTTAGAGCAACAAGCTGATGAATTTTTGATGATGGGTATGAGATTAAGAGAAGGTATAGATATTAGTATATGGAAAAGATTTTCAGGTAGAAATTTAGATATTCAACGTGAGATGAGACTTCGAGAACAAGGTTTAATAGAACGTGTAGGATCTTCAAATTTAAGATGTACACAATTAGGAATGTTGATGCTTGATTCAATAGTCGCTAATTTATCTATATGA
- the rph gene encoding ribonuclease PH: MRLSGRKADQMREISFVRGVIKHAEGSCLVKFGDTHLITTATLEDKVPAWLRNTGKGWITAEYGMLPRSTGNRVKRESIIGKQGGRTQEIQRLIGRSLRSVVNLSALGSRQVIVDCDVIQADGGTRTAAITGAWIALYDCLKHMVDRSSKLQLSQIIKGHVAAISCGISSGNAIVDLDYDEDSKIDVDANFVMTDSGDIVEIQATAEGNSFSQDHLLSMMVLAKDKIDDLIKLQKDVISGVKQ; the protein is encoded by the coding sequence GTGCGTTTATCTGGTAGAAAAGCAGATCAAATGAGGGAAATATCTTTCGTACGAGGAGTTATTAAACATGCTGAAGGATCTTGCTTAGTAAAGTTTGGCGATACTCACTTAATAACAACTGCTACACTTGAAGATAAAGTTCCTGCTTGGCTACGAAATACAGGAAAGGGATGGATTACTGCAGAATATGGAATGTTGCCACGTTCTACGGGAAATCGCGTTAAACGTGAATCCATTATTGGGAAACAAGGAGGGCGAACGCAAGAGATACAACGCCTTATAGGTCGTTCACTTCGTTCAGTTGTTAATCTTTCTGCTCTGGGATCTCGCCAGGTTATTGTGGACTGTGATGTTATTCAAGCTGATGGAGGAACTCGTACGGCAGCAATCACTGGTGCATGGATTGCCTTATATGATTGCTTAAAACATATGGTAGATCGTAGTAGTAAATTGCAATTATCACAAATAATTAAAGGCCATGTTGCGGCTATATCATGTGGGATTTCTTCTGGCAACGCTATAGTTGATCTTGATTATGATGAAGATTCCAAAATTGATGTTGATGCTAATTTTGTTATGACTGATTCTGGAGATATTGTTGAAATTCAGGCAACAGCAGAAGGAAATTCTTTTTCTCAAGATCATTTGCTTTCTATGATGGTTTTAGCAAAGGATAAAATTGATGATTTGATAAAATTACAAAAGGATGTGATATCTGGAGTTAAACAATAA
- a CDS encoding creatininase family protein has product MVHPSLKFGDNSSSLNIFERKDWIVVLPLGAYEQHGPHLPMDTDTIIVNGLVERVISILPSKLPVTFMPAESIGYSIEHMYADGTKTLSYNDAIERWLYIINQLHNFGIFKVIMLNAHGGNSPILPIVAIESRVRFSMLVAYTSWSRFVIPNDIISAYEKEIGIHGGETETSMMLALAPHLVNMNLAKNFSSRQTEFMQKFKYLRAYGPHSFGWSMDDLNSAGVVGSASSATAEKGERLLSHISSCFISLLEDIDIFNLDIFNTH; this is encoded by the coding sequence ATGGTGCATCCTTCATTGAAGTTTGGAGATAATTCATCTAGCCTAAACATATTTGAACGCAAAGATTGGATAGTAGTTTTACCATTAGGTGCATACGAGCAACATGGCCCACATTTGCCAATGGATACTGATACTATTATTGTAAATGGTTTGGTAGAACGTGTGATAAGTATACTTCCTTCTAAACTTCCGGTTACCTTTATGCCCGCAGAATCTATTGGTTATTCAATTGAACATATGTACGCTGATGGAACTAAGACGTTATCTTATAATGATGCTATAGAACGTTGGCTTTATATTATAAATCAATTACATAATTTTGGTATATTTAAAGTTATAATGTTGAATGCACATGGTGGTAATTCACCGATTTTACCTATTGTTGCTATAGAATCACGAGTGCGTTTTTCAATGTTGGTGGCATATACAAGTTGGTCAAGATTTGTCATTCCAAATGATATTATTTCTGCTTATGAAAAGGAAATAGGTATACATGGAGGAGAAACTGAAACTAGTATGATGCTTGCGCTAGCACCTCATTTGGTTAATATGAATTTAGCTAAAAATTTTTCCTCACGTCAAACGGAATTCATGCAAAAATTTAAGTATTTGCGTGCATATGGTCCACATAGTTTTGGTTGGAGTATGGATGATTTAAATTCTGCAGGTGTCGTTGGTAGTGCTTCATCTGCAACTGCTGAAAAAGGAGAGCGTTTGTTATCTCATATCTCTTCATGTTTTATCAGCCTTCTGGAAGACATAGATATTTTCAATTTGGATATATTCAATACACATTAA
- the dnaA gene encoding chromosomal replication initiator protein DnaA translates to MRSRGISACIQENNYETPETNADARCLETTCEELFKNVSSKLEDQVGSDVYASWFQRLKFRSVSHNIVYLSVPTNFLKAWIKNRYIDTITKLFQESISSIQGVEIIVRSAALMPSETSSSSAIAHTTAKPPIINTGKISTIQGKQSINPVFGSPLDSKFVFSNFIEGPSNRVALAAAHTIAEENSSSCTVRFNPLFIHASVGLGKTHLLQAIANAAIKKQNNLRVVYLTAEYFMWRFATAIRDNYALNFKDCLRNIDLLLIDDMQFLQGKLIQHEFCHLLNSLLDSAKQIVAAADRPPSELESLDSRIRSRLQGGVAVPLGAHDIEMRLTILKNRLKMAKKDNPKLYISEEILQRVAQTVTTSGRELDGAFNQLVFRNSFEPVLTIKMVDELLSHLVSAGETKKIRIEDIQRMVSKHYNISRTDLLSNRRVRTIVRPRQIAMYLSKIMTPRSFPEIGRRFGDRDHTTVLHAVRKIEKSMEKDTVIKKEVELLKRLISE, encoded by the coding sequence ATGAGATCAAGAGGAATATCAGCTTGTATTCAAGAAAATAACTATGAAACTCCTGAAACAAATGCGGATGCGAGATGTTTGGAGACAACATGCGAGGAACTGTTTAAAAACGTATCGTCAAAATTAGAAGATCAAGTAGGATCAGATGTATATGCAAGCTGGTTTCAAAGACTTAAATTCCGATCAGTATCACACAACATAGTATATCTATCTGTCCCAACTAATTTTCTAAAAGCTTGGATTAAAAATCGCTATATTGATACTATAACTAAGCTTTTCCAAGAGTCCATTAGCTCTATACAAGGAGTTGAAATTATTGTTAGATCCGCGGCATTAATGCCTTCTGAAACATCGTCATCTTCTGCCATTGCGCATACTACGGCAAAACCACCTATAATAAATACAGGAAAGATTTCTACCATCCAAGGTAAACAGTCTATTAATCCTGTATTTGGCTCACCTCTTGACAGTAAATTCGTTTTTTCAAACTTTATAGAAGGACCTTCTAATCGTGTGGCTTTAGCAGCTGCACATACAATTGCAGAAGAAAATTCTAGTTCATGCACAGTAAGATTTAATCCTTTGTTTATTCATGCTTCTGTAGGTCTTGGAAAAACACATCTTTTACAAGCCATTGCAAATGCTGCAATCAAAAAGCAAAATAATCTTCGAGTAGTATACTTAACTGCTGAGTATTTTATGTGGAGATTTGCCACAGCTATACGTGATAACTATGCACTTAATTTTAAAGACTGTCTTCGTAATATTGATCTGCTTTTAATTGATGACATGCAATTTTTACAAGGAAAATTAATCCAACATGAATTTTGTCATTTATTAAATTCCCTTTTGGATAGCGCAAAACAGATTGTCGCAGCAGCTGACCGCCCTCCTTCTGAACTAGAATCTTTAGACTCGCGGATACGTTCTCGTCTTCAAGGAGGAGTTGCAGTGCCATTAGGAGCACATGACATTGAAATGCGTCTTACAATATTGAAAAATCGACTTAAAATGGCAAAAAAAGATAATCCTAAATTATATATATCAGAAGAAATCCTGCAACGTGTTGCACAAACTGTAACAACTAGTGGACGCGAATTAGATGGAGCATTCAATCAGCTTGTTTTCCGCAATTCATTCGAACCTGTACTAACAATCAAAATGGTAGATGAATTGTTATCACATCTAGTAAGCGCAGGAGAAACAAAAAAAATAAGGATTGAAGATATCCAGCGTATGGTATCTAAACACTATAATATCTCACGCACTGATCTTTTATCTAACCGTCGGGTACGTACTATTGTAAGGCCTCGCCAAATCGCTATGTATCTATCAAAAATTATGACACCCCGATCTTTTCCAGAGATTGGTCGCCGTTTTGGAGATAGAGATCATACAACCGTCCTTCATGCTGTGAGAAAAATAGAAAAATCAATGGAAAAAGACACTGTAATAAAAAAAGAAGTAGAATTACTAAAAAGACTAATATCAGAGTGA